One region of Anser cygnoides isolate HZ-2024a breed goose chromosome 22, Taihu_goose_T2T_genome, whole genome shotgun sequence genomic DNA includes:
- the TUBG1 gene encoding tubulin gamma-1 chain, whose protein sequence is MPREIITLQLGQCGNQIGFEFWKQLCAEHGISPEGIVEEFATEGTDRKDVFFYQADDEHYIPRAVLLDLEPRVIHSILNSPYANLYNPENIYLSEHGGGAGNNWASGFSQGEKIHEDIFDIIDREADGSDSLEGFVLCHSIAGGTGSGLGSYLLERLNDRYPKKLVETYSVFPNQDEMSDVVVQPYNSLLTLKRLTQNADCVVVLDNTALNRIATDRLHIQNPSFSQINQLVSTIMSASTTTLRYPGYMNNDLIGLIASLIPTPRLHFLMTGYTPLTTDQSVASVRKTTVLDVMRRLLQPKNVMVSTGRDRQTNHCYIAILNIIQGEVDPTQVHKSLQRIRERKLANFIPWGPASIQVALSRKSPYLPSAHRVSGLMMANHTNISSLFERTCRQYDKLRKREAFLEQFRKEDIFKDNFDELDNSREIVQQLIDEYHAATRPDYISWGTQEQ, encoded by the exons ATGCCGCGGGAGATCATCACGCTGCAGCTCGGCCAGTGCGGCAACCAGA TCGGGTTCGAGTTCTGGAAGCAGCTCTGCGCCGAGCACGGCATCAGCCCCGAGGGCATCGTGGAGGAGTTCGCCACCGAGGGCACCGACCGCAAGGACGTCTTCTTCTACCAG GCGGATGACGAGCACTACATCCCGcgagctgtgctgctggaccTGGAGCCCCGAGTCATCCACTCCATCCTGAACTCCCCTTACGCCAACCTCTACAACCCAGAAAACATCTACCTGTCCGAGCACGGGGGCGGAGCTGGGAACAACTGGGCCAGTGGCTTCTCGCAG ggagaaaaaatcCACGAAGATATCTTCGACATAATCGACAGAGAGGCTGATGGGAGCGACAGTTTGGAA GGCTTTGTGCTTTGCCACTCCATCGCCGGCGGGAcgggctcggggctgggctcCTACCTCCTGGAGCGGCTGAATGACAG GTACCCCAAGAAGCTGGTGGAGACCTACTCGGTTTTCCCAAACCAGGACGAGATGAGCGACGTGGTGGTGCAGCCCTACAACTCCCTGCTGACGCTGAAGAGGCTGACTCAGAACGCCGACTGCGTG gtGGTTCTAGACAACACAGCCCTGAATCGGATCGCCACAGACCGGCTGCACATTCAGAATCCCTCGTTCTCCCAGATCAACCAGCTG GTTTCCACCATCATGTCTGCCAGCACCACCACGCTCAGGTATCCCGGGTACATGAACAACGACCTCATCGGGCTGATCGCCTCGCTCATCCCCACCCCGCGGCTGCACTTCCTCATGACGGGCTACACGCCGCTCACGACGGACCAGTCG GTGGCCAGCGTGAGGAAAACCACGGTTCTGGATGTGATGAGAAGATTGCTGCAGCCTAAAAACGTCATGGTGTCCACGGGGCGAGACAGGCAGACCAACCACTGCTACATCGCCATCCTCAACATCATCCAGGGGGAGGTGGATCCCACGCAG GTTCACAAGAGCCTGCAGCGGATCCGGGAGAGAAAGCTGGCCAACTTCATCCCCTGGGGTCCTGCCAGCATCCAGGTGGCTTTGTCGCGCAAGTCCCCCTACCTGCCGTCCGCACACCGCGTCAGCGGCCTGATGATGGCAAACCACACCAACATCTCCTCG CTGTTTGAGCGGACGTGCCGGCAGTACGACAAGCTGCGCAAGCGGGAGGCCTTCCTGGAGCAGTTCCGCAAGGAGGACATCTTCAAGGACAACTTCGACGAGCTGGACAACTCCCGGGAGATCGTGCAGCAGCTGATCGACGAGTACCACGCGGCCACGCGCCCCGACTACATCTCCTGGGGCACGCAGGAGCAGTGA
- the RETREG3 gene encoding reticulophagy regulator 3: MAARPGGAGERRRRVEELSAALRGRLGPYEPLLSSVQAALVWERPGRSALWWAAAHGLFWFFALTSLRLVFLVAFTLIVVVCIDQWKNKIWPEIGVARPDDLDNESWGYVHPRLLGVPELCHHLAEGWVTGTNFLNNLFVFKRQSPGKFCLLVCGVFTFLAVLGRYVPGLLLSYLLLLFVLLWPLAVYHRLGHRVYLKLEPALQRLDFSVRGYMISKQREKQLRHRSLNQEGTDDGSDSEEELAAFCPKLDDSVVAKELTISDSEHSDAEVSYTENGMFNLSRGQTPLTEGSEDLDGHSDPEESFARDLPDFPSINPEATGLDDEDDTSIGIPSLAYRPQGTGELHFPYYQEEAAALPSVQNLTDNIAGFVTRGMIQLALSGTAQPGSSHSDNPQRGAKTYLRTASSDLDTDAEGDDFELLDQSELNQLDPAGSRGQ; encoded by the exons AtggcggcgcggcccggcggggccggcgagcggcggcggcgggtgGAGGAGCTGAgcgcggcgctgcggggccgcctGGGGCCCTACGAGCCGCTGCTGAGCTCCGTGCAGGCCGCGCTCGTGTGGGAGCGGCCGGGCCGCAGCGCCCTGTGGTGGGCGGCGGCGCACGGCCTCTTCTG GTTCTTTGCTCTGACTTCTCTTCGACTGGTGTTCCTGGTTGCATTCACTCTTATTGTAGTAGTTTGCATAGATCAGTGGAAGAACAAAATCTGGCCTGAAATTGGAG TGGCAAGACCTGACGACTTAGACAATGAGAG CTGGGGATACGTCCACCCTCGGCTGCTCGGAGTGCCGGAACTTTGTCACCATTTGGCTGAAGGATGGGTGACTGGGACCAACTTCTTAAATAACCTCTTCGTTTTCAAGAGGCAAAGCCCTGGCAAG TTTTGCCTTCTAGTCTGTGGAGTCTTTACTTTCCTGGCTGTTCTGGGCCGGTATGTCCCTGGACTCCTGCTCTCATACTTGCTGT TGCTCTTCGTCCTGCTGTGGCCCCTGGCTGTGTACCACAGGCTGGGGCACCGCGTGTACCTGAAGCTGGAGCCAGCTCTGCAGCGGCTGGATTTCAGTGTTCGAGGCTACATGATATCAAAACAGCGGGAGAAGCAGC TGCGTCACCGATCCCTTAATCAGGAGGGCACGGACGATGGGAGTGACAGTGAAGAGGAGCTTGCCGCTTTCTGCCCCAAG CTGGACGACTCCGTGGTTGCCAAGGAACTCACCATCTCTGACTCGGAGCATTCAGATGCTGAGGTTTCCTACACTGAGAACGGGATGTTTAACCTCTCAAGGGGCCAGACTCCACTGACGGAGGGATCGGAAG ACCTGGATGGTCACAGTGACCCAGAAGAATCCTTCGCCAGGGACCTCCCCGACTTCCCTTCCATCAACCCAGAAGCGACTGGCCTAGACGACGAAGACGACACCAGCATTGGGATCCCGAGTCTGGCTTACCGCCCGCAAGGAACGGGAGAGCTGCATTTCCCTTATTACCAGGAAGAAGCCGCCGCACTGCCGTCTGTACAGAATCTCACTGACAACATAGCCGGGTTTGTCACCAGAGGGATGATACAGCTCGCGCTGTCAGGAACCGCTCAGCCAGGCTCTTCGCACAGTGACAATCCCCAAAGAGGTGCAAAGACTTACCTCAGGACGGCCAGCTCTGACTTGGACACTGACGCGGAAGGGGATGACTTTGAACTGCTGGATCAGTCTGAGCTGAACCAGCTGGATCCTGCTGGCTCGCGGGGCCAGTAA